A DNA window from Prochlorococcus marinus str. GP2 contains the following coding sequences:
- the cobM gene encoding precorrin-4 C(11)-methyltransferase: MDNKISFIGVGPGDPELLTLKALKKIKVADVIIWTDSLIPEKILDSAKEGSEKIKTSSLNLEQITSIMIEKFQAGKTVVRLHDGDPCLFGAIREQIEILKNEKIEIEVVPGVSAFQVAAAYHEAELTIPDVTQTIILTRAGGRTGMPEKESLKDLAKHNSSICLYLSARHVKRSQKTLLEFYPPETQVIVGFRVSWDDGWTSLIELKDMEKFSIEKKLIRTTIYIISPAISNFKRRSNLYNPSYRHLFRNK; this comes from the coding sequence ATGGATAACAAAATATCCTTTATTGGTGTTGGCCCAGGCGACCCAGAATTATTAACTTTAAAAGCATTAAAAAAGATAAAAGTTGCAGATGTCATTATTTGGACTGATTCTCTAATTCCTGAAAAGATTTTAGATTCTGCTAAAGAAGGTTCTGAAAAAATAAAAACGAGTTCACTTAACTTAGAGCAAATCACCTCAATTATGATAGAAAAATTTCAGGCTGGGAAAACTGTTGTAAGGTTGCATGATGGAGACCCTTGCCTTTTTGGAGCAATTAGAGAGCAAATCGAAATTTTAAAAAACGAAAAAATTGAAATCGAGGTTGTTCCTGGAGTAAGTGCTTTTCAAGTTGCTGCAGCATATCATGAAGCTGAGTTAACTATTCCTGACGTAACGCAAACAATAATTTTAACTAGAGCAGGAGGGCGAACAGGGATGCCCGAAAAAGAATCTCTGAAAGATCTTGCGAAACATAATTCATCTATATGTCTTTATCTAAGTGCTAGGCATGTGAAAAGGTCTCAAAAAACTCTACTAGAGTTTTACCCTCCAGAGACTCAAGTGATTGTGGGGTTTAGAGTATCTTGGGATGATGGTTGGACATCATTAATAGAATTAAAAGATATGGAAAAATTTTCTATTGAGAAAAAGCTAATTAGAACAACCATTTACATAATTAGCCCAGCAATTAGTAATTTTAAAAGAAGATCTAATCTTTATAATCCATCTTATAGGCATCTCTTTAGGAATAAATAA
- a CDS encoding helix-turn-helix domain-containing protein, whose translation MKEIKSFTENINKRENSSLKRIGNFIKEARLSRNQSIKELASDLKIGAHQLKAIEEGNEEELPEKVFVKAMVRRISQKLKLDTEFIMNEFKTERQEIKIEEIVEEVAKKTNKTRQSKDLSPVGFWIFILISGLLGLIASSLIFNLFSDSSQNQTPKQELIKKTK comes from the coding sequence TTGAAAGAAATAAAATCTTTTACTGAAAACATTAATAAAAGAGAAAATTCCTCTTTAAAAAGAATTGGAAATTTTATTAAAGAGGCCAGATTAAGTAGAAATCAATCTATTAAAGAATTGGCTTCTGATTTAAAAATTGGAGCTCATCAACTTAAAGCCATTGAAGAAGGTAATGAAGAAGAACTACCTGAAAAAGTATTTGTCAAAGCAATGGTTCGACGTATTTCACAGAAGCTGAAACTTGATACAGAATTTATAATGAATGAATTCAAGACAGAAAGGCAAGAGATAAAAATTGAAGAAATAGTTGAAGAAGTTGCTAAAAAAACTAATAAAACTAGACAATCTAAGGATCTAAGTCCAGTAGGATTTTGGATATTTATTTTAATTTCAGGCCTTCTTGGACTAATCGCCTCGTCCTTAATTTTCAATTTATTTTCAGACTCTTCTCAGAATCAAACTCCAAAACAAGAACTTATTAAAAAAACTAAATAA